The genomic DNA AATTCCTACTGGTGGCATCTCTGCCCGCGCTTGCCAACATTGGCCTTGCCACAAGCTTTTACAAGCTGATACAGGACCATGCCCTGTGGGCTCAACTGGTCGGGATTGTGGTCGTCTATGTCTGGAACTATGCGGCCTCATCCCGCTTTGTCTGGAACAATCCCTAGGCCGGCCTGGCTACCCATCGGCCTGGGAAGCCTGCTGCGGCTGGTGCAGATCTGGATGCCGGTGCTGGGGGTCCACAGCTGGAGGCAGGCCGACACCGCCGCAATGGCAAGACATTTCGCTGAACAAGGCACCCCCATTTGGCTTCCACAAATCGACTGGGGCGGTGCAAGCGCCGGATTCGTGGAGTCGGAGTTTCCCATCTACCCCTTTCTGGTGAGCCGCCTTTATGCGCTGGTCGGCCTTCACGAGTGGCTAGGCCGCGGTCTGTCGGTGCTCTGCAGCGCCTTGACCATCTGGCTGGTGATGCGCTTTGGCCGGCGTTGGTTCAACCCCCAAGCTGGGTGGTGGGGGGGTCTGGTCTTTGCCATCGCACCTTTGGGGGTGTATTTCGGGCGCGCCTTTCAAGCCGAAGCCCTATTGCTGCTCTGTGCCGCAGGGGCCCTGGAGAGCCTGAGCCTCTGGAATGAACGACGGTTGCCCTGGTCCATGGGCTTGAGCTGGTTGTGCTTCACAACTGCCGGGCTAATAAAAGTGATCCCCCTGCTCTGGCTGGGGCTACCCCTGCTGATGGTTCAGCTCAGCTCCAATCCACAAGGCCAGGCCCCACCCCTTCGCACCCTGCCTGGCCGGGTACTTCGCCTGCTGAAATATCCGGGCTTCTGGCTGTACATAGGCACCAGCCTGTTGACGATCGCTAGCTGGTACTGGCATTCCCATCAACTGGGCCAAGCCAGTGGTCTGAGCTTCGGTTTCTGGGGATCGGGAACCGATCGCAGCAGCATCAGTCTTCTGCTGGACCTCAACGGCTGGATCAACCTCCTGCTGAGGGTGGGCCTTCGTGTTCTGGTGTTGGTGGGAGTGCCGTTCCTGCTGATCGGCTTCAAATCAAGCTGGTGCAGCGCGGGTGGGCAAATCGCCATCAGCGGCGTAGTTGGAGTGCTGCTCTGCACAATCGCCACCATGCGTGCAAGCACAGTTCACGAGTACTACCAACTACCGCTGCTGCTGTTCAGCTCCCCATTAATCGGCTTGGGCTGGCAAACCTGGTACAAACAAAGGCCCCGCTGGCAGCCTCGATCATTGCTATGCCTTGCCCTGGCGGTAAGCCTCACAGTTCTCTCAGTGGATTACTGGGCTCTGGAGTATCGCCAGCGAGAGGCGTGGATGCCGTTAGCCCTCACCATCCGCAGGGATCTGCCCAGCGACGCGCGGATTGTGAGTATTACCAGCACCGATCCCACTCTGCTCAACCTGGCTCGCCGTCAGGGCTGGCTGATCTCCAGCAAACACCTCACACAAGAGCAATTGCAGCACTGGAAACATGCTGGAGCCAGCCATCTGGCCGGCAGCTTCGTGTGGGACAACACCTACCGACCGATGCCGGAACAGCAGCAACAGCTCCTGCAGGAGATGGTGGACGCAAGCCCACGCGCCTGGGTGGACCCGCGCAGCAAGACCTACCTGATCCCGATCGATGATCTCCAGTCCGAGCAATGACTCCCGGCGATCGCGCCCGCAGAGCTGCCCCCCGCTGCTGATAGTCCTGTCTGTAGGGCTAGGTCTGCTGCTCTGGGGCATCACGGCGGCACGCCATGGCCTGCTGCAAAGCAATGCCTACGACCTGGGGCTGTTTGATCAGTGGGCCTGGCTGATCGGCTCAGGGGCAGCGCCCATCTCCTCGATGGAGCATGTGCATGTGATGGCCGATCATGGCGCCTGGATGCTCTATCTGGCGGGCGGGGCCTATCGAATCCTGCCGAGCATCCATTGGCTCCTGGCCAGTCAGGCACTGGCCCTGAGCATCACTGCGGTGCCGATTTGGTGGCTCACACAGCAGGCGGGTTTGGGACCTCGGCAGTGCTGGCTGGTCTGCGCACTGTGGTGGCTGCAGCCGGTGGTGTTCAACGCCGCTCTGTTTGATTTTCACCCCGAAACCTGGGTGATGCCCGCCTTCGCTCTGGCGCTCTGGGCCGAGCGCAACAGCCGACCCCAGATCTGGTTTGGCTTGCTGCTGCTAATGCTGGGCTGCCGCGATGGCTTGTTACTGATAATCGCTGGCATGGCCATCGATCTTGCTTACCGGCGGCGTTGGCGCTGGAGCCTGGCGGCCTGGGGCCTGAGCATCGGCTGGCTGCTGATGCTCAGCCGTTGGCTCTACCCACTGCTCCGGGATGGGGAAGGCCCCAAAGCCGCATCGCGAATGTTCAACCATTTGAACGGCGATCCGCTCACGGTTCTCAGTGGCCTGGATTG from Synechococcus sp. MU1643 includes the following:
- a CDS encoding glycosyltransferase family 39 protein, with translation MRPHPALSGTIPRPAWLPIGLGSLLRLVQIWMPVLGVHSWRQADTAAMARHFAEQGTPIWLPQIDWGGASAGFVESEFPIYPFLVSRLYALVGLHEWLGRGLSVLCSALTIWLVMRFGRRWFNPQAGWWGGLVFAIAPLGVYFGRAFQAEALLLLCAAGALESLSLWNERRLPWSMGLSWLCFTTAGLIKVIPLLWLGLPLLMVQLSSNPQGQAPPLRTLPGRVLRLLKYPGFWLYIGTSLLTIASWYWHSHQLGQASGLSFGFWGSGTDRSSISLLLDLNGWINLLLRVGLRVLVLVGVPFLLIGFKSSWCSAGGQIAISGVVGVLLCTIATMRASTVHEYYQLPLLLFSSPLIGLGWQTWYKQRPRWQPRSLLCLALAVSLTVLSVDYWALEYRQREAWMPLALTIRRDLPSDARIVSITSTDPTLLNLARRQGWLISSKHLTQEQLQHWKHAGASHLAGSFVWDNTYRPMPEQQQQLLQEMVDASPRAWVDPRSKTYLIPIDDLQSEQ
- a CDS encoding DUF2079 domain-containing protein, yielding MISSPSNDSRRSRPQSCPPLLIVLSVGLGLLLWGITAARHGLLQSNAYDLGLFDQWAWLIGSGAAPISSMEHVHVMADHGAWMLYLAGGAYRILPSIHWLLASQALALSITAVPIWWLTQQAGLGPRQCWLVCALWWLQPVVFNAALFDFHPETWVMPAFALALWAERNSRPQIWFGLLLLMLGCRDGLLLIIAGMAIDLAYRRRWRWSLAAWGLSIGWLLMLSRWLYPLLRDGEGPKAASRMFNHLNGDPLTVLSGLDWAGGAEYLLLLCLPCIALWRRTSLSTLLIGLPLVLVNLLSASASYRTLVHHYSLPLALVAVVACIDGLQEKAQPQRSFPWMLCWAVACWLALAKPWFFSGPYLTRVPQLKGVGEAQALIQPEDAVLTTSYLVPQFSQRINVGFPKTKQVIAEWNVLLLNPNDPGWGSSRTIQESLLAQAKARSWTCRSWLSGLVLCREQAVSNHE